The genomic window TTTACATTTGCTCGACAGTCTCGATCCCGAGGAGGGCCAATCCCGTCTGGAGGGTTTTTGCGGTCAGCTCGCAAAGGTGCAGGCGGGACTCACGCAAATTGCCCTCGCTTTTGAGGACCGGACAATGTTCGTAGAAACTGTGGTACATCTGGGCGAGTTCAAAAAGATAGGTACACATCACGTGCGGACGATAATCCTCCACGACCACCTGGAGGAGTTCCCCAAAACGCAGCAAGTGTTTGCCTAAGGTAATCTCCTGTGGCTCGACAAGCTCCCATTCGGGCACACCGGATAGCTCCACTTGTCCCTTGCGGAAGATCGACTGGATCCGGGCATAGGCATTCTGCAAATACGGAGCGGTATTCCCGTTAAGGGAGAGTAATTTGTCCCAGTCAAAGACGTAATCAAGTGTGCGGTTCTGCCCGATATCGGCATATTTGAGTGAACCAATCCCTACCACACGCGCAATTTGCTTTTTGGTGTCATCAGTGAATTCACCTTTAGTCTCGATTAATTTTGCCGCGCGAGCCTCGGCTTCGTCCAAAAGATCGACGAGTTTGACCGGTTCACCCGAGCGGGTTTTAATCGGCTTATTATCGGGGCCGAGGATGGTGCCGAAGCAGACATGGGTGAGTTTGACATCAATACCCCATTTTTTTGCGGTGGCAAAAAGCTGTTTAAAATGCAGCTGCTGACGACTGTCCGTCACATAAATGATTTCGTCGGCTTTCCATTCCTCCATACGGTATTTGAGTGTGGCCAGATCGGTGGTGGAGTATAGGGCCGCCCCGTCACTTTTCTGGATCAGGAAAGGTTTATCCCCCAGCTCTTTTTCCCCGTCGAAAAATACCACAATAGCCCCTTCGCTCTCCCGGGCAATTTGCGCGGCGATGAGTTCCTGGACGACAGCCTTAAGTTTCGGATTATAAAAACTCTCCCCCAGGGTATAGTCAAATCTCACTCCGAGCCGGGTATAGATACGGTCGAAAGAGCCCTTCGACATTTCGATGAAACGTTCCCAGAGTTCCAGATTTTCACAATCCCCGTCCTGGAGCTTGCGCAGCTCCTCACGCGCGGCATGGATCGTTTCGCTCTTTTCCTCCTTTTTCTCTTTCTCACATTGGTCATTCACGAGTTTGTAGAGGCGTTCGAGTTCGGCAATCGGGTCACGGTCGAGAGCGGCCTTATCCAAATCGTTTTTGTAACCCAAAAGTAATTTGCCGAATTGGGTTCCCCAATCGCCGATATGATTATCAGTAATGACCTCGTGCCCTGAGAAACGCAAGATACTTGCGAGGGTATCCCCGAGAATGGTGGACCGGATATGGCCGACATGCATTTGTTTGGCGACATTCGGCGAGGAGAAGTCGATAACGATTTTTTTAGGTTTTTCTGTCTTGTCCACACCGAGGTTTTGCTCGGTGACCATCCGGGTCAGGCACGATGCTAGGAAATCTTTCCTCAAGCGTAGGTTAATAAAGCCTGCTCCCGCGATCTCGAGGGGCTCACAAATCGCTGTGAGATCAGTCTCCTTGATGATTTGTTCGGCAAGTTCACGGGGATTACGTTTAAGTTCCTTTGCCAAAACCATGGCGATATTACACTGGTAATCGCCGAACTGTGCGTCGAGGCAGGGTTTGATCAAGGACACAACTGGGACATCACGCGCGGCGATCTGGTTAATGACGGGGGAAAACACTTCTGCAATTTGCAATGGAACCAATTTCATAATCTAACCAAGAGGAATGAAGAAATCCGGCGGATTAATCCAGAAGAATTTCCGGGTGTGCCCTGATTAATCAATCGGCACTTGGAAACACTTGGCAATATCTTCTGATGACCCTGCTTGGTCTATCTGAGTCCGGCGGGCGGGATCATTATAGAATTTCGCCAAAACGGATAGTGTCCTCAAATGTGTCTGGAACTGGAGCTTTGGCACCACTAACAGGGTGACATAATGGACGGGTTTACCATCGAGGGCCTCGAAAGAAATACCTGATAAAGAACGGCCAAAAGCGGCCACCATCGTTTTTGTCCCGTCATAAGAAGCATGCGGAATCGCTATGCCGTGGCCAATCCCCGTGGTCATGAGCATCTCACGATTCACGAGAAGGTCATAGACGGTTTTGCGGTCACCTGCGGACAAATGCCCAGCAGCAACGACACAATCAACAAGCTCACCGATACAGCTCCACCTGTCCGTGGCTTTTAATTCCGGGATAATCACATTTGATGTGAGCATTTCGCTCAATAACATATACGACCTTTTAAGCAAAGTCCGGGAGGAACCGCAAGCGTCATCATTAAAAAATGTATAATTATATGAGATGACTCATCGAATATAACTATAAATGTCCATAAAAAACCGGTAAACCGTTTTTAATACCCATATATATGCAGCGACCGTATTCTCCCAAAGCAAAAGCAAATTGCTCCCCCACTTTAATTCCGGGACGACAAAAAGGAGGAATAACCAGATAATCAGGATATTAATCAGGTAGATCACCACGAGGGAAAACACCCATCCATTACTGGTAATATCCGGCTGCACTGTCGGAATCATTTTTAGGGTGAAAACCACATGGAAGGACCATGTTAATCCAATCAGGAAATACAACCAGACGAGATATGGCCCGAGATCCCAAACGAGATTACTTAGCCCGTAAATGATCACGAGAAAAACCGTGTAGATCGGGAAAAAATACGGCGCCAGCGCGATCCAGAAATTCACCGTGTCCGTCTGTACATACCCTCCATCCTTACCCACCTTGAACCCCGTCACACGCCCGCCCATGGCGAGAACCCAAATCGCATGGGTTAACTCATGGCCCAGCACATAGAGGCGCATCGGCTTCGGTAACGTAAAAAAAATCACCACCCACGCTAAAAAACCCGACATAAAGAAGATGAAATACCGGGATTCCAGAAATAAACCCGGATCCCCCATGGACGAGATCGTCTGGAAAAATGTCTGGCTCAGGGCAAATACAAAGGGCAGGAGTTCGATCCCGATAAATAATTTCAGCCCTTTCATGAATTCCAGAGTCCCGTGGGGTTAGGCAATATGATGAAGGATATCGACTTTCACACCGCCATCGCGGGTCATCGTTTCCATCGCCGTGAGGAATTCTTTAGTGTAGGGGGCATTCGCATGAAAATCAAAAGCCGCCTGATCTTTAAAATTCTCAAAAAAAACAAAAAGGTTTTCGTCATTATGGGATTGATGAAAGTCATACTGGAGACATCCCGGCTCGGCACGTGTCTGGGGGATGAGTTTTGTCATAACCCATTCCTTAATTTTT from Verrucomicrobiota bacterium includes these protein-coding regions:
- a CDS encoding PTS sugar transporter subunit IIA — encoded protein: MLLSEMLTSNVIIPELKATDRWSCIGELVDCVVAAGHLSAGDRKTVYDLLVNREMLMTTGIGHGIAIPHASYDGTKTMVAAFGRSLSGISFEALDGKPVHYVTLLVVPKLQFQTHLRTLSVLAKFYNDPARRTQIDQAGSSEDIAKCFQVPID
- a CDS encoding putative quinol monooxygenase, coding for MALFRGFDIQGGMQNGKITILARIHAKPEHSVKIKEWVMTKLIPQTRAEPGCLQYDFHQSHNDENLFVFFENFKDQAAFDFHANAPYTKEFLTAMETMTRDGGVKVDILHHIA
- the argS gene encoding arginine--tRNA ligase, with the protein product MKLVPLQIAEVFSPVINQIAARDVPVVSLIKPCLDAQFGDYQCNIAMVLAKELKRNPRELAEQIIKETDLTAICEPLEIAGAGFINLRLRKDFLASCLTRMVTEQNLGVDKTEKPKKIVIDFSSPNVAKQMHVGHIRSTILGDTLASILRFSGHEVITDNHIGDWGTQFGKLLLGYKNDLDKAALDRDPIAELERLYKLVNDQCEKEKKEEKSETIHAAREELRKLQDGDCENLELWERFIEMSKGSFDRIYTRLGVRFDYTLGESFYNPKLKAVVQELIAAQIARESEGAIVVFFDGEKELGDKPFLIQKSDGAALYSTTDLATLKYRMEEWKADEIIYVTDSRQQLHFKQLFATAKKWGIDVKLTHVCFGTILGPDNKPIKTRSGEPVKLVDLLDEAEARAAKLIETKGEFTDDTKKQIARVVGIGSLKYADIGQNRTLDYVFDWDKLLSLNGNTAPYLQNAYARIQSIFRKGQVELSGVPEWELVEPQEITLGKHLLRFGELLQVVVEDYRPHVMCTYLFELAQMYHSFYEHCPVLKSEGNLRESRLHLCELTAKTLQTGLALLGIETVEQM